One window of the Colletotrichum destructivum chromosome 4, complete sequence genome contains the following:
- a CDS encoding Putative Zinc finger C2H2-type, whose amino-acid sequence MDLTPPSLTRSPTSPTRTYCPSERSSLDYPSPELAAQQYKITTLYAAGPLCSAGLTTDADISLPPLDPRTTTDWVASSIMAPSSSSFSIPNVLSEYDQFAEYDSPIPASYGSEAYPPPPSHSSGPAHHPHCLTDSPGRSPGPSSSRSSFSYAQSGHAAGSLGPRIKMENTNDYGSGIDTSHYASPRSVQAPYMTDSGPYGASHQHYLPDTQSPSWSKVEYGAEQYYQNTPAVEPAPPSLEARRTEDSKHNRPKRAPRKMTSFADAQYQCQVKGCGKLFSRSYNYKAHLDTHDEKREYPFPCSVTDCNKRFVRKTDLQRHNQSVHMKEKNHRCDYCGRLFARKDTLRRHMEDGCSKRFDVGTCDLRVDGYEGMGAASRSMGAPIHPMGSSSGPLPPIAMSMGSGSGLLHPESSTSRGRGVVPGASDGAHGDNWQR is encoded by the exons ATGGACCTTACACCACCATCTCTAACAAGGTCGCCGACATCTCCAACCCGCACATATTGCCCATCAGAGCGCTCCTCATTGGACTACCCATCTCCGGAACTAGCAGCTCAACAGTACAAAATCACCACCTTGTACGCCGCCGGCCCGTTGTGTTCTGCAGGGCTAACAACCGACGCCGACATTTCTTTGCCGCCTTTGGACCCTCGAACAACCACAGATTGGGTCGCGTCAAGCATCATGGCaccatcttcctcgtcctttTCCATACCGAATGTCCTGTCAGAATATGACCAGTTTGCCGAATACGACTCTCCTATCCCAGCCTCGTACGGGTCTGAAGCgtacccgccgccgccctcccaTTCATCCGGTCCGGCCCACCATCCGCACTGTCTCACAGACTCCCCCGGACGCTCACCTGGACCGTCGTCCTCAAGGAGCTCTTTTTCCTACGCGCAGAGTGGCCATGCGGCGGGTTCGTTGGGCCCAAGGATCAAGATGGAAAACACCAATGACTATGGATCTGGAATCGACACCTCGCACTACGCCTCTCCCCGTTCGGTGCAGGCGCCGTACATGACGGATTCGGGCCCGTACGGCGCCTCACATCAACATTATCTGCCGGACACCCAATCTCCGAGTTGGTCCAAGGTCGAATATGGTGCCGAGCAATACTACCAGAACACGCCGGCAGTCGAGCCGGCCCCTCCCAGTCTAGAGGCCAGGCGTACGGAAGACTCAAAGCACAACCGCCCGAAGCGGGCGCCGCGGAAGATGACGTCCTTTGCAGATGCCCAGTACCAGTGTCAAGTCAAGGGATGCGGCAAGCTCTTCAGCCGCAGCTACAACTATAAGGCACATTTGGATACACACGATGAGAAGCGGGAGTATCCATTCCCCTGTTCCGTGACCGACTGTAACAAGCGCTTTGTTCGTAAAACGGACCTCCAAAGACACAACCAGAGCGTCCACATGAAGGAGAAGAATCACAGGTGCGACTACTGCGGACGACTATTTGCACGCAAAGACACACTTCGCAG GCATATGGAAGATGGATGCTCCAAACGTTTCGACGTTGGCACCTGCGACCTGCGCGTCGATGGATACGAAGGAATGGGCGCGGCCAGCCGCAGCATGGGCGCGCCAATACATCCGATGGGATCGAGCTCCGGCCCCCTCCCACCGATTGCCATGTCGATGGGTAGCGGAAGCGGTTTGTTACATCCCGAATCATCGACcagcagaggcagaggcgTCGTGCCCGGCGCAAGCGATGGCGCGCATGGCGACAACTGGCAACGATGA
- a CDS encoding Putative RAD3/XPD family, helicase-like, DEXD box c2 type, ATP-dependent helicase has protein sequence MKFFIDELPVLFPYPRIYPEQYAYMCDLKKTLDAGGHCVLEMPSGTGKTVSLLSLIVAYQQHNPEHRKLIYCSRTMSEIEKALAELKALMKYRAQELGEEEEFRGLGLTSRKNLCLHPSVKQEKSGAIVDARCRSLTAGFVKEKKDRGENVDVCVYHDNLDLLEPHNLIPNGVWTFDGLLKYGEQHKQCPYFTARRMMQFCNVIIYSYHYLLDPKIAERVSRELSKDCIVVFDEAHNIDNVCIESLSTDITEDSLRKATRGAQNLERKIAEMRDTDQEQLQNEYQKLVEGLRGADEARQEDAFMSNPALPDDLLKEAVPGNIRRAEHFVSFLKRFIEYLKTRMKVRHTISETPPSFLAHLREYTFIEKKPLRFCAERLTSLVRTLELTNIEDYQPLQEVATFATLVATYEKGFLLILEPFESETAEVPNPVLHFTCLDAAIAIKPVFDRFSSVIITSGTMSPLEMYPKMLGFSTVVQESYSMTLARRSFLPMIVTRGSDQSSISTSFQVRNEPSVVRNYGTLLTEFAKITPDGMVVFFPSYLYMESIISMWQGMNILEEVWKYKLILVETPDAQETSLALETYRTACCNGRGAVLLCVARGKVSEGIDFDHQYGRTVLCIGVPFQYTESRILKARLEFLRETYRIRENDFLSFDAMRHAAQCLGRVLRGKDDYGIMVLADRRFQKKRAQLPKWINQGLLDADTNVSTDMAVSSARRFLKQMAQPFRAKDQEGVSTWSYEDLMRHKEKTDLERIQELEEAGAGAGDGHGADGGDEYGMDDDLDNDLMEIDDGF, from the exons ATGAAGTTCTTCATCGA TGAACTGCCTGTTCTTTTCCCATATCCCAGAATCTATCCAGAGCAATATGC GTACATGTGCGACCTTAAAA AAACCCTGGACGCAGGCGGGCACTGCGTTCTGGAGATGCCATCAGGAACGGGGAAAACAGTCTCGCTGCTCTCACTCATCGTTGCATACCAACAACACAATCCCGAGCACAGAAAACTGATCTATTGCTCTC GTACCATGTCCGAGATCGAGAAGGCCTTGGCCGAACTGAAGGCCCTCATGAAGTACCGAGCACAAGAgctcggcgaagaggaggagttCCGCGGCCTGGGACTGACAAGTAGAAAAAACCTGTGTCTACATCCTTCGGTCAAGCAGGAGAAGAGTGGTGCCATCGTCGATGCTCGCTGCCGGAGTCTCACAGCTGGGTTCGTtaaggagaagaaggatcgTGGAGAGAATGTTGACGTCTGTGTCTACCACGAT AACCTGGACCTTCTGGAGCCACACAATCTGATCCCCAACGGTGTCTGGACGTTCGACGGCCTCTTGAAATATGGCGAGCAGCACAAGCAGTGCCCTTACTTCACCGCGAGGCGCATG ATGCAATTCTGTAACGTCATCATCTACTCCTACCACTACCTTCTGGACCCCAAGATTGCCGAAAGGGTGTCTCGGGAACTATCAAAAGACTGCATTGTGGTCTTTGATGAGGCTCACAACATCGATAACGTCTGCATCGAATCACTTAGCACAGACATCACGGAAGACTCACTGCGAAAGGCCACGAGAGGAGCACAGAATCTGGAACGGAAGATCGCTGAGATGAGGGATACCGACCAAGAGCAGCTGCAAAATGAATACCAAAAGTTGGTTGAGGGCCTCCGTGGCGCTGATGAGGCGCGGCAGGAAGACGCTTTCATGTCGAATCCAG CACTGCCCGACGACTTGCTCAAGGAGGCGGTTCCGGGTAATATCAGGAGGGCCGAACACTTTGTGTCATTCCTGAAGAGATTCATTGAGTATCTCAAG ACCCGCATGAAGGTCAGACACACGATATCAGAGACGCCCCCATCCTTTCTCGCCCATCTCAGGGAGTATACCTTCATCGAGAAAAAGCCTCTGAGATTCTGTGCCGAGAGGCTCACGTCGCTTGTGCGGACCCTTGAGCTCACCAATATTGAAGACTATCAACCTCTTCAGGAAGTCGCCACCTTTGCGACTCTTGTCGCAACGTACGAGAAGGGTTTCCTGCTCATCCTCGAGCCTTTCGAGtcggagacggcagaggtGCCCAACCCGGTGCTGCATTTCACGTGTCTTGATGCCGCCATCGCGATCAAGCCAGTTTTTGACAGATTCAGCTCCGTCATCATCACGTCAGGAACCATGTCTCCGCTTGAAATGTACCCCAAGATGCTGGGGTTCTCGACCGTGGTCCAGGAATCTTACAGCATGACCCTGGCAAGGAGGTCGTTCCTGCCCATGATTGTTACCCGCGGAAGTGACCAGTCTTCCATCTCCACCAGTTTTCAGGTCCGAAACGAACCGAGTGTTGTCCGAAATTACGGCACTCTCCTCACCGAGTTTGCCAAGATCACACCGGACGGCATGGTTGTCTTCTTCCCGTCCTATCTTTATATGGAGTCCATCATCAGCATGTGGCAGGGCATGAACATTCTCGAAGAGGTTTGGAAGTACAAGCTTATCCTCGTCGAGACGCCCGACGCACAGGAGACGTCGCTTGCACTGGAGACTTATCGGACAGCCTGCTGCAatggccgcggcgccgtcctACTTTGTGTCGCCCGAGGCAAGGTCTCGGAAGGTATCGATTTCGACCATCAGTACGGCAGAACTGTCTTGTGCATAGGTGTGCCGTTCCAGTACACCGAATCACGAATACTCAAAGCGAGGCTTGAGTTCTTGCGCGAGACGTATCGTATTCGCGAGAACGACTTCTTGTCCTTCGATGCCATGCGCCACGCCGCACAGTGTCTGGGTCGCGTTCTAAGAGGCAAGGACGACTACGGTATCATGGTCCTCGCAGACCGCCGATTCCAGAAGAAGCGCGCGCAGCTGCCCAAGTGGATCAACCAAGGCCtactcgacgccgacacgaACGTAAGCACTGACATGGCCGTCAGTAGCGCCCGGCGCTTCCTCAAGCAGATGGCGCAGCCGTTCCGGGCAAAGGATCAGGAGGGCGTGAGCACCTGGAGCTACGAGGACCTGATGAGGCACAAGGAGAAAACGGACCTGGAGCGCATCCaggagctggaggaggccggcgccggcgccggcgatggccacGGAGCCGACGGTGGAGACGAATACGGCATGGACGACGATCTTGACAACGACTTGATGGAGATTGACGACGGGTTCTGA